TGAACCCACCCATGGAGAAGGTGGGAGTTTGTTCTAGATCTTTAACCACTTATCCAATCTACTTTAAGACTTAGTTCATTTTATTGATAAGTATGTGAGAAAAAGGGTGTTTTAGATTTCCAATATCAGTTCACAAAAGCATTAAAAAACATagcattttttcttgttttgttcaaTGTTTCAATGATTGCTTCTTTCAAGAAACcatctaaattttaaatgataattttgaaCGTAACCTTGTGCTAAGAGACTAGATACAGAGTAGCATTATTTTCTCGTAAAGGCTCATGATAAGGAATGGACCTAAGTGCTCGAGTTCTAACTACCAAAGTTACTTGCGAATTTTGTGCATGTTGTTTTCTTTGAGTCAAGTTTTGTGGCTTCCCTTGTTTGAGGTCCAGAATAGCATTATGgaacttaaaaaaatgttttgttttttgttttggttcttTTGTCGGtttaaataaattgtagttTTGTTATTCCTATCTCAGTTTTTCCATTTTGTTCGATTTATGGATATACCATGTTCTGGGACTACTGCAATTGCGGCTGTTTTGTCTATATCACCTGCAATAAAGATCATGATGAAACTCGACCATAACATAAACATtggtatataataaataaaattgagcaGCCGGTGTGCTTCTAAAAGATTTCATCAGCATAGCCCATTGTTAAATTTTAGGATGTGTTAGCTGTTTACTTTTTGTTGTGAGTTTTATAACCCATTTATTAAACTTCATTGATGACTATTATTTTTGAAGTTTTATGtctggtgaagaaacaaagtgAACTTACTGTGTATCGTTTTGAATGAAGTTTCCAGTAGAAGAAAAGGATGTCAAGTGGAGCAACATACTGGTGTTACACATGCAGGCAGCCAATCAGGATTGCTGGGAGGGATGCCATTTGCCCTTACTGCAATGAAGACTTCTTGCAAGAACTTAATGACGTGCAAGGAGTAGTGGAGCAAAGAGGTTCTGAACCAAGAAATGGGTTCAGAGATGCTGTTGATAACTTCATGAGGCAGATAATGGGTGGAAGATACATAAACTTTGGTATTAGGATTGGGAGGTCTGGTTCTACCCAACTTCCTGAACGGACTTGGAGTGTGTTTATATTTCCTAGACAAGAGTCTAGTGCTGATCTGGAAGAATCCTCTTATCAACACGCTACAGATTACCAGTTTGGTGCGTCACAATCTTCAATTAATGCAGTGCCAACTATTAAGATCACGCGTGAACACCTCAACTTTGATTCACTGTGTCCAGTTTGTATAGAAAGATTTGAAGTGGGTTCTGAGGCCAGGAAGATGCCATGTGACCACATTTATCACTCAGGCTGTATTGTTCCATGGTTAGTTCGCCATAACTCTTGTCCTGTTTGCCGTAGAAAGCTGCCTCCTGAAAGACATTCTAGTTCTCGTGGTACTCAAATTTGGGGAAGAAATAATGCCAATGGTAATAGTGACAATGCTATCTCTAGGGGCTGGGAGAATAGACAACAGAACAATGGATGGAGAAATCTACtatcattttttactttttgtagcCATTCTGTTCTTCTAATTCAGATACTCAATCGTTTATGCTGAGACTGGGGATACTACTCTTCTACAACTCTTTGACCGGAACACTGTCAGGAATTAACCGAGTTTCATTTTGTCCCCTGGACAAAGGTAATTGACTGTCAAATAATGCTTTTGTGATCTAAATGACATGAAGTTTGTGCAGGTTGTGCTTTGAACTTAATCCCACATAGATACTAGATCCTACAAGTATGTGAAAAATGTTTgtaaatacaatattattattggaagcaatttttattttgcattttccTTAGCTTAGAAGTAATCACCTTGGTACAACCATAATTTGCAAGGTTCTTTCAGGATGTATTTGGATATTCTTGTCCTGAATTATACC
This portion of the Vigna unguiculata cultivar IT97K-499-35 chromosome 6, ASM411807v1, whole genome shotgun sequence genome encodes:
- the LOC114187049 gene encoding E3 ubiquitin-protein ligase RZF1-like, producing the protein MSSGATYWCYTCRQPIRIAGRDAICPYCNEDFLQELNDVQGVVEQRGSEPRNGFRDAVDNFMRQIMGGRYINFGIRIGRSGSTQLPERTWSVFIFPRQESSADLEESSYQHATDYQFGASQSSINAVPTIKITREHLNFDSLCPVCIERFEVGSEARKMPCDHIYHSGCIVPWLVRHNSCPVCRRKLPPERHSSSRGTQIWGRNNANGNSDNAISRGWENRQQNNGWRNLLSFFTFCSHSVLLIQILNRLC